Proteins co-encoded in one Lynx canadensis isolate LIC74 chromosome C1, mLynCan4.pri.v2, whole genome shotgun sequence genomic window:
- the COPS7B gene encoding LOW QUALITY PROTEIN: COP9 signalosome complex subunit 7b (The sequence of the model RefSeq protein was modified relative to this genomic sequence to represent the inferred CDS: inserted 1 base in 1 codon; deleted 2 bases in 1 codon), whose translation MAGEQKPSSNLLEQFILLAKGTSGSALTALISQVLEAPGVYVFGELLELANVQELAEGANAAYLQLLNLFAYGTYPDYIANKESLPELSTAQQNKLKHLTIVSLASRMKCIPYSVLLKDLEMRNLRELEDLIIEAVYTDIIQGKLDXRNQLLEVDFCIGRDIRKKDINNIVKTLHEWCDGCEAVLLGIEQQVLRANQYKENHSRTQQQVEAEVTNIKKTLKATASSSAQEMEQQLAERECPPHAEQRQPTKKMSKVKGLVSSRH comes from the exons ATGGCAGGTGAACAGAAACCATCAAGTAACCTCCTAGAACAGTTTATTTTACTAGCCAAAGGTACCAGTGGCTCAGCCCTCACTGCTCTCATAAGCCAAGTCTTGGAGGCTCCTGGagtgtatgtctttggagaactGCTGGAGCTGGCCAATGTGCAGGAG ctTGCAGAAGGAGCTAATGCTGCATATTTGCAGTTGCTGAACCTGTTTGCCTATGGAACATACCCAGATTACATAG CCAACAAGGAGAGCCTGCCAGAATTGAGCACAGCTCAGCAGAACAAGCTG AAGCACCTTACCATCGTGAGCTTGGCGTCGAGAATGAAG TGTATCCCCTACTCCGTGCTGCTGAAGGACCTGGAGATGCGGAATCTCCGGGAACTGGAAGACCTCATCATTGAGGCTGTCTATACTGACATCATCCAGGGCAAGCTGG CGAGAAACCAGCTGCTGGAAGTGGATTTTTGCATTGGCCGGGACATCCGAAAGAAGGATATCAATAATATTGTCAAGACCTTGCATGAATG GTGTGATGGCTGCGAAGCAGTTCTGCTGGGCATCGAGCAGCAAGTTCTGAGAGCCAACCAGTACAAGGAGAACCACAGCCGAACTCAGCAGCAGGTAGAAGCCGAG gTTACCAACATTAAGAAGACACTCAAAGCCACCGCCTCCTCCTCGGCTCAGGAGATGGAGCAGCAGTTGGCTGAACGGGAGTGTCCCCCTCACGCTGAGCAGAGGCAGCCCACCAAGAAGATGTCCAAAGTGAAAGGTCTGGTCTCCAGCCGCCACTAG